A section of the Rhizobium sp. BG4 genome encodes:
- a CDS encoding GNAT family N-acetyltransferase, whose amino-acid sequence MTTIRLLTPSDRAAWEPLWKGYQSFYEVVIPPETTDLTWARFHAANEPMHAFGAFDDDGTLKGIVHAIFHRSTWLPKWTCYLQDLYVEADQRGLGTGAALIERVADLAREHGAGRLYWMTHETNERARRLYDQIAERSGFIQYRKQL is encoded by the coding sequence ATGACGACGATCCGCCTGCTCACGCCTTCCGACCGCGCTGCATGGGAGCCGCTGTGGAAGGGCTATCAGAGTTTCTACGAAGTCGTCATTCCGCCTGAGACCACCGACCTGACCTGGGCGCGCTTCCACGCCGCAAACGAGCCGATGCATGCCTTCGGCGCCTTCGACGATGACGGCACGTTGAAGGGTATCGTCCACGCGATCTTCCATCGCTCGACATGGCTGCCGAAATGGACTTGCTACCTGCAGGATCTCTATGTCGAGGCGGACCAGCGCGGGCTTGGCACCGGCGCAGCCTTGATCGAGCGCGTCGCCGATCTGGCGCGCGAGCATGGCGCCGGCCGGCTCTACTGGATGACGCACGAGACCAACGAGCGGGCACGCCGCCTCTACGACCAGATCGCCGAACGCTCCGGCTTCATCCAATACCGCAAGCAGCTCTGA
- a CDS encoding NADP-dependent isocitrate dehydrogenase codes for MKKIKVANPVADLDGDEMTRIIWQLIKDKLIHPYLDLEIDYFDLSVENRDATNDQVTVDAANAIKKHGVGIKCATITPDEDRVKEFNLKQMWKSPNGTIRNILGGVIFREPIICQNVPRLVPGWTKPIVVGRHAFGDQYRATDFKFPGKGKLTIKFVGEDGTVIEKDVFDAPGSGVAMAMYNLDESIREFARASMMYGLMRKWPVYLSTKNTILKAYDGRFKDIFQEVYEAEFQDQFKELGITYEHRLIDDMVASALKWSGGYVWACKNYDGDVQSDTVAQGFGSLGLMTSVLLTPDGKTVEAEAAHGTVTRHYRQHQKGQETSTNSIASIFAWTRGLAHRAKLDDNAELAKFASTLEKVCVDTVEAGFMTKDLALLIGPDQPWLSTTAFLDKIDENLQKAMGA; via the coding sequence ATGAAAAAGATCAAGGTCGCTAACCCCGTCGCCGATCTCGACGGCGATGAAATGACGCGCATCATCTGGCAGCTTATCAAGGACAAGCTGATCCATCCGTATCTCGACCTCGAAATCGACTATTTTGACCTCTCGGTCGAAAACCGCGACGCCACCAACGATCAGGTCACCGTTGACGCCGCCAACGCCATCAAGAAGCACGGCGTCGGCATCAAGTGCGCGACGATCACGCCGGACGAAGACCGCGTCAAGGAATTCAACCTCAAGCAGATGTGGAAGAGCCCGAACGGCACGATCCGCAACATCCTCGGCGGCGTCATCTTCCGCGAGCCGATCATCTGCCAAAACGTTCCGCGCCTCGTTCCGGGCTGGACCAAGCCGATCGTCGTCGGCCGTCACGCTTTCGGCGACCAGTACCGCGCCACCGACTTCAAATTCCCGGGCAAGGGCAAGCTGACCATCAAGTTCGTCGGCGAAGACGGCACTGTCATCGAGAAGGACGTCTTCGACGCCCCCGGTTCCGGCGTTGCCATGGCGATGTACAACCTCGACGAGTCGATCCGCGAATTCGCCCGCGCCTCGATGATGTACGGCCTGATGCGCAAGTGGCCGGTCTACCTGTCGACCAAGAACACCATCCTGAAGGCCTATGACGGCCGCTTCAAGGACATCTTCCAGGAAGTCTACGAAGCTGAATTCCAGGATCAGTTCAAGGAACTCGGCATCACCTACGAACACCGCCTGATCGACGACATGGTCGCTTCGGCTCTGAAGTGGTCCGGCGGCTACGTCTGGGCCTGCAAGAACTACGACGGCGACGTCCAGTCCGACACGGTTGCCCAGGGCTTCGGTTCGCTCGGCCTGATGACCTCGGTTCTGCTCACGCCGGATGGCAAGACGGTCGAAGCCGAAGCCGCTCACGGCACGGTTACCCGCCACTACCGCCAGCACCAGAAGGGTCAGGAAACCTCGACGAACTCGATCGCCTCGATCTTCGCCTGGACCCGCGGCCTCGCACACCGCGCCAAGCTGGACGACAATGCCGAACTCGCAAAGTTCGCCTCGACGCTGGAAAAGGTCTGCGTCGACACCGTCGAAGCCGGCTTCATGACCAAGGACCTGGCGCTGCTCATCGGCCCGGATCAGCCCTGGCTCTCCACCACTGCCTTCCTCGACAAGATCGACGAGAACCTGCAGAAGGCCATGGGCGCCTGA
- a CDS encoding AraC family transcriptional regulator, translated as MNGQTAWFLYENRLQRVSAYIYDHLDEELDMARLAEIACMSSYHWHRIYRAVHGETLAATVKRLRLHRAAGDIVRTDLDISEIAKRSGYPNLQSFNRIFKAVYGMPPARYRKEGSHTVFQPPLPGKATAMFDVTLKTIQPIDLIGVPHRGSYMQIGKAFETLFGTLHARGLAKPDMRMIGVYFDDPDIVPADELRSIACVAGGADIAADPPFERRRIDGGEYAVLRHKGPYADMHKAYQWLYGEWLPVSGRQLRDALMFEDYLNNPRDTPPTGLLTDIYMPLV; from the coding sequence ATGAACGGGCAAACGGCTTGGTTTCTCTATGAAAACCGCCTCCAGCGGGTTTCGGCCTATATCTACGACCACCTCGACGAGGAGCTGGATATGGCGCGGCTGGCCGAGATTGCCTGCATGTCGAGCTATCACTGGCACAGGATCTATCGCGCGGTTCATGGCGAGACGCTGGCGGCCACCGTCAAGCGGCTGCGGCTGCATCGCGCGGCGGGCGATATCGTCCGCACCGATCTTGATATCAGCGAGATTGCGAAACGATCGGGCTATCCCAATCTCCAGTCTTTCAACCGGATCTTCAAAGCCGTCTATGGCATGCCGCCGGCACGCTACCGGAAAGAGGGAAGCCACACAGTCTTCCAACCTCCGCTGCCAGGAAAGGCAACAGCCATGTTTGACGTGACCTTGAAGACCATCCAGCCGATCGACCTGATCGGCGTGCCGCATCGCGGCTCCTACATGCAGATCGGCAAGGCATTCGAGACGCTGTTCGGAACGCTGCATGCCCGCGGGCTGGCGAAACCCGACATGCGGATGATTGGCGTCTACTTCGATGATCCCGATATCGTTCCGGCCGACGAGCTGCGTTCGATCGCCTGCGTTGCCGGCGGCGCGGATATCGCAGCCGATCCGCCGTTCGAGCGCCGGCGGATCGATGGCGGCGAATATGCGGTTCTGCGCCACAAGGGACCCTATGCCGATATGCACAAGGCTTATCAGTGGCTTTATGGCGAGTGGCTGCCGGTTTCCGGCCGGCAGCTGCGCGATGCGTTGATGTTCGAGGACTATCTCAACAATCCCCGCGATACGCCGCCGACCGGATTGCTGACGGATATCTATATGCCGCTAGTATGA
- the recA gene encoding recombinase RecA — protein sequence MSQNTLRLVEDKSVDKSKALEAALSQIERSFGKGSIMKLGAKDSVIEVETVSTGSLSLDIALGIGGLPKGRIIEIYGPESSGKTTLALQTIAEAQKKGGICAFVDAEHALDPVYARKLGVDLQNLLISQPDTGEQALEITDTLVRSGAVDVLVVDSVAALTPRAEIEGEMGDSLPGLQARLMSQALRKLTASISKSNCMVIFINQIRMKIGVMFGSPETTTGGNALKFYASVRLDIRRIGAVKEREEVIGNQTRVKVVKNKMAPPFKQVEFDIMYGEGVSKTGELVDLGVKAGIVEKSGAWFSYNSQRLGQGRENAKIFLRDNPDVAREIETSLRQNAGLIADRILQNGGPDANDSDGDGEP from the coding sequence ATGTCACAGAATACATTGCGGCTTGTAGAGGACAAATCGGTGGACAAAAGCAAGGCACTTGAAGCGGCACTCTCTCAGATCGAGCGGTCGTTCGGCAAGGGCTCGATCATGAAACTCGGCGCGAAGGACAGCGTCATCGAGGTCGAAACCGTATCGACGGGTTCTCTCAGCCTCGATATCGCGCTCGGCATCGGCGGTCTCCCGAAGGGTCGTATCATCGAAATTTATGGACCGGAAAGCTCCGGTAAGACGACGCTGGCGCTGCAGACGATCGCGGAAGCCCAGAAGAAGGGCGGCATCTGCGCCTTCGTCGACGCCGAACACGCGCTGGATCCGGTCTATGCACGCAAGCTCGGCGTCGATCTGCAGAACCTCTTGATCTCGCAGCCCGATACCGGTGAGCAGGCGCTCGAAATCACCGACACGCTGGTTCGCTCCGGCGCCGTCGACGTTCTCGTCGTCGACTCGGTCGCAGCGCTGACGCCGCGTGCCGAAATCGAAGGCGAAATGGGCGACAGCCTGCCGGGTCTCCAGGCCCGCCTGATGAGTCAGGCGCTGCGCAAGCTGACGGCCTCGATCTCGAAGTCGAACTGCATGGTGATCTTCATCAACCAGATCCGCATGAAGATCGGCGTCATGTTCGGTTCGCCTGAGACGACGACGGGCGGTAACGCGCTGAAGTTCTACGCCTCGGTTCGCCTCGACATCCGCCGTATCGGCGCGGTCAAGGAGCGCGAAGAGGTGATCGGCAACCAGACCCGCGTCAAGGTCGTCAAGAACAAGATGGCGCCTCCCTTCAAGCAGGTCGAATTCGACATCATGTATGGCGAAGGCGTTTCCAAGACCGGCGAGCTCGTCGATCTCGGCGTCAAGGCCGGCATCGTCGAGAAGTCGGGCGCCTGGTTCTCCTATAACAGCCAACGCCTCGGCCAGGGGCGTGAAAACGCCAAAATCTTCCTGCGCGACAATCCGGATGTTGCCCGCGAGATCGAAACGTCGCTGCGCCAGAATGCCGGCCTGATCGCCGACCGCATTCTGCAGAACGGCGGACCCGATGCCAACGACAGTGACGGTGACGGCGAGCCCTGA
- a CDS encoding FUSC family protein has protein sequence MFSGFDLRDWLLANDPALSRLRIASRVTLTIVISFAILFAIHLFAVPLPTASYGLGILLSIEGGVAVRDKGNAQQLVTRLLGCVASLVVVGVAAALEGHRVLSDLAFLVVIFLAASARVFGARGFAIGMFAFTSYFMGAYFQPDIAELPLVAVGPVVAALTGHVMRVMVMPEDWRRDLLRSLESVQGRVNQILFKLAALASEGKVAEHDRRELRVLEERLKEVVLMAESFIPRPAGGVFDKGGDPAAELAIRLFDLHLAAESAIVLSLQSVPDFALVHAIIEGRHRGLDEDRDASPDAAAETRRALFWLGETKCHLGETIAEARLTDFAGILPAEDQATATGIDFSLNNPQIRSTLQITLAAALAMSFGLLLSRERWFWAVLASFLVFTNTNSRGDTAMKALQRSLGTLFGIAIGLGLATLIGSEDAVGIPVAIVCIFLAFYFLQISYATMTFFISIVLCLVYGMTGALTVDLLALRFEETLIGAIAGTAVAFLVFPARTRGALDAALRKWFDALDALLAATIDGKPRYELIGLSQTLDAAYRDVTVAARPLGSTWSVVTRPGPIRQTLAIFLSGTYWARIVASSLGGNMGAEDHEQIVAALRQARARIAEIAPRASECFFIERQSPSSAARNLPISAQGSRLGVEMIGGVLDRLYPAA, from the coding sequence TTGTTTTCGGGTTTCGATCTTCGCGACTGGCTGCTTGCCAACGATCCGGCGCTGTCGCGCTTGCGGATCGCATCGCGCGTGACGCTGACGATCGTCATCTCCTTCGCCATCCTGTTTGCCATCCACCTCTTCGCCGTGCCGCTGCCGACGGCGTCTTACGGTCTCGGTATCCTGCTCTCGATAGAGGGCGGGGTTGCCGTGCGCGACAAGGGCAATGCGCAGCAGCTGGTCACCCGGCTGCTTGGCTGTGTCGCCAGTCTGGTGGTTGTCGGGGTCGCGGCGGCGCTGGAGGGCCACCGGGTCCTCTCGGACCTTGCCTTTCTCGTGGTGATCTTCCTGGCGGCGTCCGCCCGCGTTTTCGGGGCGCGCGGCTTTGCGATCGGCATGTTCGCCTTCACCTCCTATTTCATGGGTGCCTATTTTCAGCCTGATATTGCGGAACTGCCGCTGGTCGCGGTCGGTCCCGTCGTTGCGGCGCTGACGGGGCATGTCATGCGCGTCATGGTCATGCCCGAGGATTGGCGCCGCGACCTTCTGCGATCGCTGGAGAGCGTGCAGGGCAGGGTGAACCAGATCCTGTTCAAGCTCGCCGCCCTCGCATCCGAAGGGAAAGTCGCCGAGCATGATCGCCGGGAACTGCGGGTGCTCGAGGAGCGGCTGAAGGAAGTCGTGCTGATGGCCGAAAGCTTCATTCCGCGCCCGGCCGGCGGCGTGTTCGACAAGGGCGGCGACCCGGCGGCGGAACTGGCGATCCGGCTTTTCGATCTTCACCTTGCCGCCGAAAGCGCCATCGTGCTCAGCCTGCAGAGTGTTCCGGATTTCGCTCTCGTCCATGCCATTATCGAGGGCCGGCACAGGGGGCTCGACGAGGACAGGGACGCATCGCCCGATGCTGCAGCGGAGACGCGCCGGGCGCTCTTCTGGCTCGGCGAAACGAAATGTCACCTGGGAGAGACAATAGCCGAGGCGCGGCTGACCGATTTTGCCGGGATACTGCCCGCGGAGGACCAGGCTACCGCCACCGGGATCGACTTCTCGCTCAACAACCCGCAGATCAGGTCGACGCTGCAGATCACGCTCGCGGCGGCGCTGGCGATGAGCTTCGGTCTGCTCCTGTCGCGCGAGCGGTGGTTCTGGGCCGTGCTGGCCTCGTTCCTGGTGTTCACCAATACCAATTCGCGCGGCGACACCGCGATGAAGGCGTTGCAGCGATCGCTCGGCACGCTGTTCGGCATTGCGATCGGTCTCGGCCTTGCGACGCTGATTGGCAGCGAGGATGCGGTCGGTATCCCAGTCGCCATCGTCTGTATCTTCCTCGCCTTCTACTTCCTGCAGATTTCCTATGCGACGATGACCTTCTTCATCTCGATCGTGCTCTGCCTTGTCTACGGGATGACCGGAGCGCTGACCGTCGATCTGTTAGCGCTGCGCTTCGAGGAGACGCTGATCGGCGCGATTGCCGGGACGGCGGTTGCCTTTCTCGTCTTCCCGGCGCGCACCCGCGGCGCGCTCGATGCGGCCCTCCGGAAATGGTTCGATGCACTCGACGCGCTGCTTGCCGCCACCATAGATGGGAAGCCGCGCTATGAGCTGATCGGTCTGTCGCAGACGCTCGATGCGGCCTATCGGGATGTGACGGTTGCGGCGCGGCCACTTGGCTCCACCTGGTCTGTCGTGACGCGGCCGGGGCCTATCCGCCAGACGCTGGCGATCTTCCTGTCGGGGACCTACTGGGCGCGGATCGTCGCGAGTTCGCTTGGTGGCAATATGGGCGCTGAGGACCACGAACAGATCGTTGCTGCGCTGAGACAGGCGCGGGCGCGGATCGCCGAGATCGCGCCGCGTGCGTCCGAGTGCTTCTTCATCGAGCGGCAGTCGCCGTCATCCGCGGCACGCAATCTGCCGATCTCGGCTCAGGGTTCGCGGCTGGGCGTCGAGATGATCGGCGGCGTGCTCGATCGGCTCTATCCGGCGGCATAA
- a CDS encoding glutathione S-transferase family protein, whose translation MTEELVFYTNPMSRGRIARWMLEETGVPYRTEILTFGGTMKGEDYLSVNPMGKVPAIRHNGTVVTECAAICAYLADTFPGNELAPRPQERGPYYRWMFFAAGPLESVVTIRMLGVVTPADKARSVGYGSFGDVMDTLEKAVTETPYIAGDRFTAADVYVGSHVSWGLNFGSIEKRPAFADYLGRVTSREAYKRAAAIDDEALKGMPQAASY comes from the coding sequence ATGACCGAAGAGCTGGTATTCTACACGAACCCGATGTCGCGCGGGCGCATTGCCCGCTGGATGCTGGAGGAAACAGGTGTTCCCTACCGCACCGAGATCCTGACCTTCGGCGGTACGATGAAGGGCGAGGACTATCTCTCGGTCAACCCGATGGGCAAGGTCCCGGCGATCCGCCACAACGGCACTGTCGTCACCGAATGCGCCGCGATCTGCGCTTACCTCGCCGATACCTTCCCTGGGAATGAACTGGCGCCGCGCCCGCAAGAGCGCGGCCCCTATTATCGCTGGATGTTCTTTGCCGCAGGCCCGCTGGAATCGGTCGTTACCATCCGCATGCTCGGCGTCGTCACCCCCGCCGACAAGGCCCGCAGCGTCGGATATGGCAGCTTCGGCGATGTCATGGACACGCTTGAGAAGGCCGTGACCGAGACGCCCTATATCGCCGGCGACCGCTTCACGGCCGCCGATGTCTATGTCGGCTCGCATGTCAGCTGGGGCTTGAATTTCGGCTCCATCGAAAAGCGGCCGGCCTTTGCCGATTATCTCGGCCGCGTCACCAGCCGCGAGGCCTACAAACGCGCCGCCGCAATCGACGACGAGGCGTTGAAGGGCATGCCGCAGGCCGCCTCATACTAG
- a CDS encoding LysE family translocator, translated as MPDFSTLMLFAAAALVLTATPGPDMLLIASRSISQGRAAGFLTYGGIAAGTYCHALAAAFGLSQLFVTVPAAYEAVRWAGCAYLLYLAYKTIRSQATAFEPTSTIQRISGIRIFMTGLATNLLNPKMALFVLALFPQFIQPNAGSMASQMLVLASILNIIGFAVNGAVILLGSQIRNRLRAMRRLPRLPQYALAAVFTGLACRLALQSRN; from the coding sequence ATGCCGGATTTTTCAACACTCATGCTCTTTGCCGCCGCAGCCCTGGTGCTGACGGCGACGCCCGGACCCGACATGCTGCTGATCGCCTCGCGCAGCATCAGCCAGGGCCGCGCCGCAGGCTTTCTCACCTACGGCGGAATTGCCGCCGGCACCTATTGCCACGCACTCGCCGCCGCCTTCGGCCTGTCGCAGCTCTTCGTCACCGTCCCCGCCGCCTATGAGGCCGTCCGCTGGGCCGGCTGCGCCTACCTTCTCTACCTCGCCTACAAGACGATCCGCTCGCAGGCGACCGCCTTCGAGCCCACGTCAACGATCCAAAGGATATCAGGCATCCGCATCTTCATGACGGGCCTGGCGACAAACCTGCTCAATCCGAAGATGGCGCTCTTCGTACTCGCCCTCTTTCCGCAGTTCATCCAGCCGAATGCCGGTTCGATGGCAAGCCAGATGCTCGTACTGGCAAGCATCCTCAACATCATTGGTTTCGCGGTGAATGGTGCGGTGATCCTGCTTGGCAGCCAGATACGCAATCGCCTCAGGGCGATGCGCCGGCTTCCACGGCTGCCGCAATATGCGCTGGCGGCGGTCTTCACCGGGCTCGCCTGCCGGCTTGCTCTGCAGTCGAGGAACTGA
- a CDS encoding STM3941 family protein: MKVHRSPAKMIGLAFLSLLMTALALFVGFTGYQKEGAGGFPVFIGIIGGLFFLLAFIAIAWKAFDRRPVLDFSDEGLLATEVAPERIAWRDLLAVRVFQLHKQRFIELQVTPQASAALTLSRMVRLNNRALGKSNDYLTLSTSGLDRSVEEIFSLIQQRAEAARQS, from the coding sequence ATGAAGGTCCACCGCTCTCCGGCCAAGATGATCGGTCTCGCCTTTCTCTCGCTGCTCATGACAGCGCTCGCGCTTTTTGTCGGGTTCACCGGCTATCAAAAGGAAGGCGCGGGCGGTTTTCCTGTTTTCATCGGTATTATCGGTGGGCTTTTCTTCCTGCTCGCCTTCATCGCCATCGCATGGAAGGCCTTCGACCGGCGGCCCGTTCTGGATTTTTCCGACGAGGGCCTGCTGGCAACGGAAGTTGCACCGGAACGCATTGCCTGGCGCGATCTACTGGCGGTGCGCGTCTTCCAGCTTCACAAGCAGCGTTTCATCGAACTTCAGGTGACGCCGCAGGCGTCCGCCGCTTTGACGCTTTCGCGCATGGTGCGGCTGAACAATCGCGCGCTTGGAAAATCCAACGACTATCTGACGCTCTCGACAAGCGGCCTTGACCGTTCCGTCGAGGAGATCTTTTCGCTGATCCAGCAGCGGGCGGAGGCGGCGCGCCAGAGCTGA
- the alaS gene encoding alanine--tRNA ligase, which translates to MSGVNDIRSTFLDYFKTNGHEVVPSSPLVPRNDPTLMFTNAGMVQFKNVFTGLEKRPYSTAATAQKCVRAGGKHNDLDNVGYTARHHTFFEMLGNFSFGDYFKERAIELAWNLITKEFGIDAKRLLVTVYHTDDEAFGLWKKVAGLSDDRIIRIPTSDNFWAMGDTGPCGPCSEIFYDHGDHIWGGPPGSPEEDGDRFIEIWNLVFMQYEQITKEERVDLPRPSIDTGMGLERVAALLQGKHDNYDIDLFRALIEASEEATGVKAEGEQRASHRVIADHLRSSAFLIADGVLPSAEGRGYVLRRIMRRAMRHAELLGAREPLMWKLLPALIQQMGRAYPELVRAEALITETLKLEETKFRTTLKRGLSLLSDATTTLGKGDMLDGETAFKLYDTYGFPLDLTQDALRAREISVDLSGFTDAMERQKAEARSHWAGSGDKATETIWFELREKHGASEFLGYATETAEGVVQAIVKDGAAVAQAASGDKVQVVVNQTPFYGESGGQVGDAGVISSDHAKIEVTDTQKRGEGLFVHIGTVVEGTIKAGDAVALTVDHARRSQIRANHSATHLLHEALREVLGTHVAQKGSLVTPDRLRFDVSHPKPMSADELKVVEDMANEIILQNSPVTTRLMSVDDARAEGAMALFGEKYGEEVRVVAMGQGLHGAKTGKPYSIELCGGTHVSATGDIGLVRILGDSAVSSGVRRLEAVTGEAARIYLAEQDDRVKTLASALKVQAGDVVSRVEALMDERRKLERELADAKRKLAMGGGQGGSADEAAREIAGVKFLGKTITGVDPKDLKGIADDGKASLGSGVVTLIGVSEDGKASAVVAVTEDLVGRFSAVDLVRIASAALGGKGGGGRPDMAQAGGPDGSKADEAIEAVAAALAG; encoded by the coding sequence ATGAGCGGTGTGAATGATATCCGGTCGACCTTCCTCGACTATTTCAAGACCAACGGCCACGAAGTCGTGCCGTCCAGCCCGCTCGTGCCGCGCAACGACCCGACGCTGATGTTCACCAATGCCGGTATGGTGCAATTCAAGAACGTCTTTACCGGTCTTGAAAAGCGTCCCTATTCGACGGCGGCGACGGCGCAGAAATGCGTGCGCGCCGGCGGCAAGCACAACGACCTCGACAATGTCGGCTATACCGCCCGCCATCACACCTTTTTCGAGATGCTCGGCAACTTCTCCTTCGGTGATTATTTCAAGGAGCGGGCGATCGAGCTTGCCTGGAACCTGATCACCAAGGAATTCGGCATCGATGCCAAGCGCCTGCTGGTGACCGTCTATCACACCGACGACGAGGCTTTCGGCCTGTGGAAGAAGGTCGCCGGTCTTTCTGACGACCGGATCATCCGCATTCCGACCAGCGACAATTTCTGGGCGATGGGCGATACCGGCCCGTGCGGTCCGTGCTCGGAGATTTTCTACGACCACGGCGATCATATCTGGGGCGGCCCTCCTGGCTCGCCGGAAGAAGATGGCGACCGGTTCATCGAGATCTGGAACCTCGTCTTCATGCAGTACGAGCAGATCACCAAGGAAGAGCGCGTCGACCTGCCGCGTCCGTCGATCGACACAGGCATGGGCCTTGAGCGTGTTGCGGCGCTGCTGCAGGGCAAGCACGACAATTACGACATCGACCTGTTCCGGGCGCTGATCGAAGCCTCGGAAGAGGCAACCGGCGTCAAGGCCGAAGGTGAGCAGCGCGCCAGCCACCGTGTCATCGCCGACCATCTGCGCTCTTCTGCCTTCCTGATTGCCGACGGCGTATTGCCGTCCGCCGAAGGTCGCGGCTATGTGCTTCGACGCATCATGCGCCGCGCTATGCGCCATGCTGAATTGCTCGGCGCCCGTGAGCCGCTGATGTGGAAGCTGCTGCCGGCGCTGATCCAGCAGATGGGCCGGGCCTATCCGGAGCTGGTGCGCGCCGAAGCGCTGATCACCGAGACTCTGAAGCTTGAGGAAACCAAGTTCCGCACCACCCTGAAGCGCGGCCTGTCGCTGCTTTCGGATGCGACAACGACGCTCGGCAAGGGTGACATGCTCGACGGCGAGACCGCCTTCAAGCTTTACGACACCTACGGCTTCCCGCTCGACCTGACGCAGGATGCGTTGCGCGCCCGCGAAATCAGCGTCGATCTCAGCGGCTTCACCGATGCCATGGAGCGCCAGAAGGCCGAGGCGCGTTCGCATTGGGCCGGCTCCGGCGATAAGGCGACGGAGACCATCTGGTTCGAGCTGCGCGAAAAGCATGGCGCAAGCGAGTTTCTCGGCTATGCCACGGAGACGGCAGAAGGCGTCGTCCAGGCGATCGTCAAGGACGGTGCTGCCGTTGCTCAGGCTGCCAGCGGCGACAAGGTTCAGGTCGTCGTCAACCAGACGCCGTTCTATGGCGAATCCGGCGGCCAGGTCGGCGATGCCGGCGTCATTTCGTCCGATCATGCCAAGATCGAAGTCACCGATACGCAGAAGCGCGGCGAGGGTCTGTTCGTGCATATCGGCACGGTCGTCGAAGGCACGATCAAGGCCGGCGATGCCGTCGCCTTGACGGTCGATCATGCCCGTCGCTCGCAGATCCGCGCCAACCATTCGGCAACGCATCTGTTGCATGAGGCGCTGCGCGAGGTGTTGGGTACCCACGTAGCCCAGAAGGGTTCGCTGGTCACGCCCGACCGCCTGCGCTTCGACGTGTCGCATCCGAAGCCGATGTCAGCGGACGAGCTCAAGGTGGTCGAGGATATGGCCAACGAGATCATTCTGCAGAATTCACCGGTCACGACGCGTCTGATGAGCGTCGACGATGCCCGTGCCGAGGGCGCTATGGCGCTGTTCGGCGAGAAGTACGGCGAGGAAGTGCGTGTCGTGGCCATGGGCCAAGGCCTGCATGGCGCCAAGACCGGCAAGCCTTATTCAATCGAGCTCTGCGGCGGCACGCATGTGTCTGCGACCGGTGATATCGGGCTGGTGCGCATTCTCGGCGACAGTGCCGTCAGCTCGGGCGTGCGCCGTCTCGAGGCGGTTACCGGTGAAGCGGCTCGTATCTATCTCGCTGAGCAGGACGACCGCGTGAAGACGCTGGCGTCTGCCCTCAAGGTGCAGGCCGGCGATGTGGTTTCGCGCGTCGAAGCGCTGATGGACGAGCGCCGCAAGCTGGAGCGCGAATTGGCCGATGCCAAGCGTAAGCTGGCGATGGGCGGCGGCCAGGGCGGTTCCGCCGATGAGGCGGCTCGCGAGATCGCAGGCGTCAAGTTCCTCGGCAAGACCATTACCGGGGTCGATCCCAAGGATCTGAAGGGCATTGCCGACGACGGCAAGGCGAGCCTCGGTTCCGGCGTCGTGACGCTGATCGGCGTCTCCGAAGACGGCAAGGCGAGCGCCGTTGTTGCCGTTACCGAAGATCTGGTCGGCCGCTTCAGCGCCGTCGATCTCGTGCGCATCGCCTCTGCCGCGCTCGGCGGCAAGGGCGGCGGCGGCCGTCCCGACATGGCGCAGGCCGGCGGTCCGGATGGATCGAAGGCCGATGAGGCGATCGAGGCTGTTGCCGCGGCACTTGCCGGCTGA